CTGCCAGAGAGACTCATGGCTGGCATTGAAGGAGGCTTCAGCTATCATAAATGAAATAACCGGAAAATCTTTACCGGTATATTCTTTTAAATGTGAACAGTTACAGGAAAACAGGGAATGCATCCATGAGCATTGTCCGCTGTGGCCCGGTATTCGTGACTCCCTTAAAGGCGGGAATCCAGAATTTTACGTTTAAGTGTACCGGTTGTAAAATAATCGACATCACCTTCTTCAACATATAAAATCAGGCCCTCTTCCTTGAACAGAGAGGGTAGCTCCATTTTTATCCTGCGAATCAGAGCCTCCGGATCAGAAGGGCCGCTTGCCGGTTTAACAATAATTCGCAGACAGTCACGTCCATTCACAGTTTGAAGCTCTGCGCCATATGTCAGTATTGATGGTTCTTTGCACAATATTTCATCGAGCTGGGTAATAGAGAGGATGTTCCCGTCTGCGAGCATTAGAGGTTCTGCGAACCTGCCTGTGATGCGATCCAGACGCCTGAGTAGTGTGCCGCAGGGACACTTATCAACTAGAAACCTTGCTCTGTCTCCTGTCCTGTATCTTATAAGCGGCATGCCCTGCCGCGTTAGCGTGGAAAACACCACCTCACCATATTCGCCCTCCTGTACCTGAAAAGCGCTTACAGGGTCTATTACCTCAAATAGGAGATCTGACTCACGCAGGTGATACCCCTCACCTGCATCACACGCCACACCTCCGCCAAGGCCCATTTCAGTCATACCATAATGCTCGTATAGGGTTGCTCCCCAGGCCTTTTTAATCACACTGGCAGCAGAGAGAGGGACATAGTCCGCGCTAAGCAGGACGCTTTTAAGTGATATCCTGTAGTTACTGTTTTCACTCATACGGGCAATGGATAGAATCTGGGCGGGTATCCCTACCATGCAGGTGATTTTCTCCTTAACGATCATGTCCAGTGCGTGTGTGTTATCTTTTATTGGGCCGTATACGATGCTTTTACAACCAAAACGGGCAAGGCCGCGTT
This genomic window from Desulfatiglans sp. contains:
- a CDS encoding phenylacetate--CoA ligase family protein, giving the protein MNMTPLDKWIANKINIPGRLDLKRLHEYQLEKLRETLTNVKKNSRFYRKHLAEINPSDIRDMADITRLPLTTPDDIASDPEGFLCVSPREVGRIVTLGTSGTTGMPKRVFFTNEDQEVTMDFFHHGMMTMTDEHDIVMIFMPGGTEGSVGDLLKRGLARFGCKSIVYGPIKDNTHALDMIVKEKITCMVGIPAQILSIARMSENSNYRISLKSVLLSADYVPLSAASVIKKAWGATLYEHYGMTEMGLGGGVACDAGEGYHLRESDLLFEVIDPVSAFQVQEGEYGEVVFSTLTRQGMPLIRYRTGDRARFLVDKCPCGTLLRRLDRITGRFAEPLMLADGNILSITQLDEILCKEPSILTYGAELQTVNGRDCLRIIVKPASGPSDPEALIRRIKMELPSLFKEEGLILYVEEGDVDYFTTGTLKRKILDSRL